A stretch of the Gracilinanus agilis isolate LMUSP501 chromosome 4, AgileGrace, whole genome shotgun sequence genome encodes the following:
- the LOC123245336 gene encoding NEDD8-conjugating enzyme UBE2F-like, with amino-acid sequence MLTLASKLKRDEGVKGSRPSGPASDSTRRVSVRDKLLVKELTVTPDEGHYQGGKFQFEIEVPDAYNMVPPKVKCLTRIWHPNITETGEICLSLLREHSIDGTGWAPTRTLKDVVWGLNSLFTDLLNFDDPLNIEAAEHHLRDKEDFRNKVEDYIKRYAR; translated from the exons ATGCTCACATTGGCGAGCAAACTGAAGAGGGATGAGGGCGTTAAAGGATCCCGTCCATCCGGCCCAGCCTCGGACTCCACACGGAGAGTGTCTGTGAGGGACAAGCTGCTCGTTAAAGAG CTAACAGTCACCCCAGATGAGGGTCACTACCAGGGTGGAAAATTTCAGTTTGAGATAGAAGTCCCCGATGCTTACAACATGGTGCCTCCCAAAGTAAAATGTTTGACTAGAATCTGGCACCCCAACATCACAGAGACGGGCGAAATATGTCTCAGCTTGCTGAGAGAACATTCAATCGACGGCACTGGATGGGCACCCACGAGAACATTAAAGGATGTCGTGTGGGGATTAAACTCATTATTTACCGACCTTTTGAATTTTGATGATCCTTTGAATATTGAAGCTGCAGAGCACCATTTACGGGACAAGGAGGACTTCCGGAATAAAGTTGAAGATTACATTAAGCGTTACGCCAGATGA